In Thermomonas carbonis, a single genomic region encodes these proteins:
- a CDS encoding alpha/beta hydrolase family protein: MNAALTRFVLVLAFASLVPVAAAADQPKRPITAQDLWAVKRVGAPALSPDGRQAAYSVQEWSIEKNKPTAALWLTDVASATSRRLTAGTGSDTAPAWSPDGSRIAFVGKRGEDEMAALYVIAVGGGEAEKLVELPYGVAVPAWLPDGKGIVFATQVIPELSGSLAKADLAAMKKEAKRRKDSKMTAYASEYRQYRWFDRNLTDNLANRLLRIDVASKALTELTPKYDRLFQPSGEVRFDVAPDGRHIALALNSTPPPYANQPNLDIVLVPTDGSGAFANLTVDNPYSDDNPRFAPDGRSVLYTRVATANSQGELRRLWQHRLAEKRNVPMASSVDLSIDNPGFTGDGNSLVFLAEQQGRVPLFRLNPDGSGTPSVLFGEGSSTALDVQGQQAVFLNEHTGRPAELFAMDLRGGPARQLTRFNEALFAGLDLGKVESHEFPGAGGDTVQMWVIYPPGFDPKKKYPLVQLLHGGPHTMVRDAFSPRWNSHVFASPGYIVAWVNRHGSTGFGEAFARSINGAWGDKPTEDVLKANDYLFATIPAIDRDNVAAAGASYGGYLATWLLGHTKAFKTLVNHAGVSDLMGQYGADITTYGFTREVLGGTPWDSPEAMQRNNPVAYAANFSTPMLITHGEKDYRVPYGQGIALYGILQTMRVPSRLVVFPDENHWILSPQNSIYWNYEVQNWLARYIGGKPMAKPEFKAAE; the protein is encoded by the coding sequence ATGAATGCCGCGCTCACACGCTTTGTCCTCGTGCTTGCATTCGCGTCACTGGTACCGGTCGCTGCGGCTGCGGACCAGCCGAAGCGCCCGATCACCGCGCAGGACCTGTGGGCAGTCAAGCGCGTCGGTGCGCCCGCGCTCTCGCCGGATGGCAGGCAGGCTGCGTACAGCGTGCAGGAATGGTCGATCGAGAAGAACAAGCCCACCGCTGCGCTGTGGCTGACCGATGTCGCCAGCGCCACCTCGCGGCGGCTGACCGCCGGCACCGGCAGCGACACCGCTCCGGCATGGAGCCCGGACGGCAGCCGCATCGCCTTCGTCGGCAAGCGCGGCGAGGACGAAATGGCGGCGCTGTACGTCATCGCGGTCGGCGGCGGCGAGGCAGAGAAATTGGTGGAACTGCCCTACGGCGTGGCCGTGCCGGCGTGGCTGCCGGATGGCAAGGGCATCGTCTTCGCCACCCAGGTCATCCCCGAACTCTCGGGCAGCCTCGCCAAGGCCGACCTCGCGGCGATGAAGAAGGAGGCCAAGCGCCGCAAGGACTCGAAGATGACGGCCTACGCCAGCGAGTACCGGCAGTACCGCTGGTTCGACCGCAACCTCACCGACAACCTCGCCAACCGGCTGCTCAGGATCGACGTGGCCAGCAAGGCGCTGACGGAGCTCACCCCGAAGTACGACCGCCTGTTCCAGCCTTCCGGCGAGGTGCGCTTCGATGTCGCGCCCGATGGCCGCCACATCGCGCTGGCGCTCAATTCCACGCCGCCGCCCTACGCCAACCAGCCCAACCTGGACATCGTGCTGGTGCCGACCGACGGCAGCGGCGCGTTCGCCAACCTCACCGTCGACAACCCCTACAGCGACGATAATCCGCGCTTCGCGCCCGACGGCCGTTCGGTGCTGTACACCCGCGTGGCCACCGCCAACAGCCAGGGCGAATTGCGACGCCTCTGGCAGCACCGGCTGGCCGAGAAGCGCAACGTGCCGATGGCGTCCTCGGTCGATCTCTCGATCGATAACCCGGGATTCACCGGCGATGGGAACAGCCTGGTCTTCCTCGCCGAGCAGCAAGGCCGGGTGCCGCTGTTCCGCCTCAACCCCGATGGCAGCGGGACGCCCAGCGTGTTGTTCGGCGAGGGCAGCAGCACCGCGCTGGACGTGCAAGGCCAGCAGGCCGTGTTCCTCAACGAGCACACCGGTCGCCCCGCCGAACTGTTCGCGATGGACCTCAGGGGCGGCCCCGCGCGCCAGCTCACCCGCTTCAACGAAGCGCTGTTCGCGGGGCTCGACCTCGGCAAGGTCGAATCGCACGAGTTCCCTGGTGCCGGTGGCGACACCGTGCAGATGTGGGTGATCTACCCGCCCGGCTTCGATCCGAAGAAGAAGTACCCACTGGTGCAACTGCTGCACGGCGGCCCGCACACGATGGTGCGCGATGCCTTCAGCCCGCGCTGGAACAGCCATGTGTTCGCCAGCCCGGGATACATCGTGGCGTGGGTGAACCGGCACGGTTCCACCGGTTTCGGCGAGGCCTTCGCGCGCAGCATCAACGGCGCCTGGGGCGACAAGCCGACCGAGGACGTGCTCAAGGCCAACGACTACCTGTTCGCCACCATCCCTGCGATCGACCGCGACAACGTGGCTGCCGCCGGAGCGAGTTACGGCGGCTATCTGGCGACCTGGTTATTGGGCCATACCAAGGCGTTCAAGACACTGGTCAACCACGCCGGCGTGAGCGATTTAATGGGCCAGTACGGCGCCGACATCACCACCTACGGTTTCACCAGGGAGGTCCTGGGTGGAACGCCCTGGGACAGTCCTGAAGCGATGCAACGCAACAACCCGGTCGCCTACGCCGCCAACTTCAGTACGCCGATGCTGATCACCCACGGCGAGAAGGACTATCGCGTGCCCTACGGCCAGGGCATCGCCCTGTACGGGATCCTGCAAACCATGCGCGTGCCTTCGCGGCTGGTGGTGTTCCCGGACGAGAACCACTGGATCCTGTCGCCGCAGAATTCCATTTACTGGAACTACGAAGTGCAGAACTGGCTGGCGCGCTATATCGGCGGCAAGCCGATGGCGAAACCGGAGTTCAAGGCTGCGGAGTGA
- a CDS encoding adenylosuccinate synthase has protein sequence MGQSVVVLGAQWGDEGKGKIVDLLTQDIGAVVRFQGGHNAGHTLVIAGKKTVLHLIPSGILRDDALCLIGNGVVLHPGALQKEIAELEGNGVEVRSRLKISPATPLIMPYHIALDQAREKAAGKSAIGTTGRGIGPAYEDKVARRGIRVADLHYPTELAEKLRAALDYHNFVLTQYLKVDAVDYQQTLDEALAFGEYVQPMKADVAGILHDLRKAGKKVLFEGAQGSLLDIDHGTYPYVTSSNTTVGGAMAGTGVGADAIDYVLGIAKAYATRVGGGPFPTELDDAVGQGIRDRGQEYGATTGRPRRCGWMDIVALKRAVAINGISGLCITKLDILDGMEKLNICIAYEYRGKRTEYAPLDADGWDECTPVYLEFPGWSESTAGITEWDKLPPAARAYLRALEELAGCPLAIVSTGPDRDANIVLRDPFA, from the coding sequence ATGGGTCAGTCAGTCGTCGTACTCGGCGCGCAATGGGGCGATGAAGGCAAGGGCAAGATCGTCGACCTGCTGACGCAGGACATCGGCGCGGTGGTGCGCTTCCAGGGCGGCCACAACGCCGGCCACACGCTGGTGATCGCCGGCAAGAAGACCGTGTTGCACCTGATCCCGTCCGGCATCCTGCGCGACGACGCGCTGTGCCTGATCGGCAACGGCGTGGTCCTGCACCCGGGGGCGCTGCAGAAGGAAATCGCCGAGCTCGAGGGCAATGGCGTGGAAGTGCGCTCGCGGCTGAAGATCAGCCCGGCGACGCCGCTGATCATGCCGTACCACATCGCCCTGGACCAGGCGCGCGAGAAGGCCGCCGGCAAGTCGGCGATCGGCACCACCGGCCGCGGCATCGGCCCTGCGTACGAAGACAAGGTGGCGCGTCGCGGCATCCGCGTGGCCGACCTGCATTACCCGACCGAACTCGCCGAGAAGCTGCGCGCGGCGCTCGATTACCACAACTTCGTGCTGACCCAGTACCTGAAGGTCGATGCGGTGGATTACCAGCAGACCCTGGACGAGGCGTTGGCCTTCGGCGAGTACGTGCAGCCGATGAAGGCCGACGTCGCCGGCATCCTGCATGACCTGCGCAAGGCCGGGAAGAAGGTGCTGTTCGAAGGCGCGCAGGGCTCGCTGCTCGACATCGACCACGGCACCTATCCCTACGTCACCAGTTCCAACACCACCGTTGGCGGTGCGATGGCCGGCACCGGCGTGGGCGCGGACGCGATCGACTACGTGCTCGGCATCGCCAAGGCGTATGCGACGCGCGTCGGTGGCGGTCCGTTCCCGACCGAGCTCGACGACGCCGTCGGCCAGGGCATCCGCGACCGCGGCCAGGAATACGGCGCGACCACCGGTCGCCCGCGCCGTTGCGGTTGGATGGACATCGTGGCGCTCAAGCGCGCGGTGGCGATCAACGGCATCAGCGGCCTGTGCATCACCAAGCTCGACATCCTCGACGGGATGGAAAAGCTCAACATCTGCATCGCCTACGAGTACCGCGGCAAGCGCACCGAATACGCGCCGCTGGATGCGGACGGCTGGGACGAGTGCACGCCGGTCTACCTGGAGTTCCCGGGCTGGAGCGAATCCACCGCCGGCATCACCGAATGGGACAAGTTGCCGCCCGCTGCACGCGCCTACCTGCGCGCGCTGGAGGAACTGGCGGGTTGCCCGCTGGCGATCGTCAGCACCGGCCCGGACCGCGACGCCAACATCGTCCTGCGCGACCCGTTCGCCTGA
- a CDS encoding M1 family metallopeptidase, whose product MRRNLITAAITLALCGITLQASAQSAAELSRKAAPPAVRATTQLPRNVVPSHYAIEVTPHADKLAFDGKVTIDIDVLEPTSTIVLQAVNLTFAKSALTGKSGKPLTPKVTLDPQAQTASFTFDAPLPAGRYALAIDYVGMINTQANGLFAIDYDSEDGKKRALFTQFEAPDARRFVPSWDEPNLKATFDLTVNAPSADMVVSNMPATATRDLGNGQKQVRFATSPKMSTYLLFLAVGEFERATDMVDGTEVGVVTPKGKVAQAAGALEASRLVLKDYNDYFGVKYPLPKLDNVAAPGSSQFFSAMENWGAILSFEYILLVDPKISTIGNVQGIFSVAAHEIAHQWFGNLVTMSWWDDLWLNEGFATWMAARATEKFHPEWNTRLDAVGGREGAMSRDAVATTHPVVQKVETVEQLGQAFDAITYQKGGAVIRMLENYVGEDAWREGVRAYMQKHAYGNTVSADLWSAVQQAAGKPILDIARDFTNQPGIPLITVDSATCNAGTTTLQLSQGEFTKDRPGKTPLHWRVPVVAQAAGGARVDTVVEGGKGSLQVPGCGAVVVNAGQAGYYRTLYGDAQFAAIGKDFAKLDAIDQLGIMNDTWALGMAGLRPASDYLDLAKGVSIDADPAIWDDIAGTLGSINGYLAGNDAAQKRFQAYARGVLHPVFAKIGWNGKADDSAPVQLLRTTLIGTLAGLGDEAIVAEARRRFAANDDASMPPALRSLITGIVANKADAATWDTLHAMARAEKTPMIKNQLYNLLGIAEDQALGQRALDLALTAEPGATNSAGMIGAVAGQHPDMAFDFAVAHRAQVEKLVDASSQARYYPGIGGGSSDRAMIGKLRAFADAHIPASARNATETAIANIEYRLQVKQQRMPAIEAWLKKQGS is encoded by the coding sequence ATGCGCCGCAACCTGATCACTGCCGCCATCACGCTCGCCCTGTGCGGCATCACGCTTCAGGCATCCGCGCAATCGGCAGCCGAGCTTTCGCGCAAGGCCGCGCCGCCGGCGGTGCGCGCGACCACCCAGTTGCCGCGCAACGTGGTGCCGTCGCACTACGCCATCGAAGTCACCCCGCACGCGGACAAGCTGGCCTTCGACGGCAAGGTCACGATCGACATCGACGTGCTGGAGCCGACCTCGACGATCGTCTTGCAGGCAGTCAACCTGACGTTCGCGAAGAGCGCGCTGACCGGAAAATCGGGCAAGCCGCTGACGCCGAAGGTCACGCTCGATCCGCAGGCGCAGACCGCGAGCTTCACCTTCGACGCGCCGCTCCCGGCCGGCCGCTACGCGCTGGCGATCGACTACGTCGGCATGATCAATACCCAGGCCAATGGCCTGTTCGCGATCGACTACGACAGCGAGGACGGCAAGAAGCGCGCGCTGTTCACCCAGTTCGAAGCACCGGATGCGCGCCGCTTCGTGCCCTCGTGGGACGAGCCCAACCTCAAGGCGACCTTCGACCTGACCGTCAATGCGCCGAGCGCCGACATGGTGGTCAGCAACATGCCTGCCACCGCGACCAGGGATCTCGGCAACGGCCAGAAGCAGGTGCGCTTCGCCACCTCGCCGAAGATGTCGACCTACCTGCTGTTCCTCGCGGTCGGCGAGTTCGAGCGCGCCACCGACATGGTCGACGGCACCGAAGTCGGCGTGGTCACGCCCAAGGGCAAGGTGGCGCAGGCCGCCGGTGCACTGGAGGCCTCGCGGCTGGTGTTGAAGGACTACAACGACTATTTCGGCGTGAAGTACCCGCTGCCGAAGCTGGACAACGTGGCCGCGCCGGGCAGCAGCCAGTTCTTCAGCGCGATGGAGAACTGGGGCGCGATCCTCTCGTTCGAATACATCCTGCTGGTCGACCCGAAGATCTCCACCATCGGCAACGTGCAGGGCATCTTCTCGGTCGCCGCGCACGAGATCGCCCACCAGTGGTTCGGCAACCTGGTGACGATGAGCTGGTGGGACGACCTCTGGCTCAATGAAGGCTTCGCGACCTGGATGGCCGCGCGCGCCACCGAGAAATTCCATCCCGAGTGGAACACCCGGCTCGATGCGGTCGGCGGCCGCGAAGGCGCGATGAGCCGCGACGCCGTGGCGACGACGCATCCGGTCGTCCAGAAAGTCGAGACCGTCGAACAGCTGGGCCAGGCCTTCGACGCGATCACCTACCAGAAGGGCGGCGCGGTGATCCGCATGCTCGAGAACTACGTGGGCGAGGATGCGTGGCGCGAGGGCGTGCGCGCGTACATGCAGAAGCATGCGTACGGCAACACGGTGTCTGCCGACCTGTGGAGCGCGGTGCAGCAGGCGGCCGGCAAGCCGATCCTGGACATCGCCCGCGACTTCACCAATCAGCCCGGCATCCCGCTGATCACCGTGGATTCCGCGACCTGCAATGCGGGCACCACCACGCTGCAGCTGTCGCAGGGCGAGTTCACCAAGGACCGACCCGGCAAGACGCCGCTGCACTGGCGGGTGCCGGTGGTGGCGCAGGCCGCAGGTGGCGCGCGCGTCGACACCGTGGTCGAAGGCGGCAAGGGCTCGCTACAGGTGCCGGGCTGTGGCGCGGTGGTCGTGAACGCCGGTCAGGCCGGCTATTACCGCACGCTGTATGGCGACGCCCAGTTCGCCGCGATCGGCAAGGACTTCGCGAAACTCGATGCGATCGACCAGCTCGGCATCATGAACGACACCTGGGCGCTGGGCATGGCCGGGCTGCGGCCGGCCTCGGACTACCTGGATCTGGCCAAGGGCGTCTCCATCGATGCCGATCCGGCGATCTGGGACGATATCGCCGGCACGCTGGGCAGCATCAACGGCTACCTGGCGGGCAACGACGCGGCGCAGAAGCGCTTCCAGGCATATGCCCGCGGCGTGTTGCACCCGGTGTTCGCGAAGATCGGCTGGAACGGCAAGGCCGACGATTCCGCGCCGGTGCAACTGCTGCGCACCACGCTGATCGGCACTCTGGCCGGACTGGGCGACGAGGCCATCGTCGCCGAGGCGCGCCGCCGCTTCGCCGCCAACGACGATGCATCGATGCCACCGGCGCTGCGCAGCCTGATCACCGGCATCGTCGCCAACAAGGCCGATGCCGCGACCTGGGACACGCTGCATGCGATGGCCCGCGCGGAAAAGACCCCGATGATCAAGAACCAGCTGTACAACCTGCTCGGCATTGCAGAGGACCAGGCGCTCGGCCAGCGCGCGCTGGACCTGGCGCTCACCGCTGAGCCCGGCGCGACCAACAGTGCGGGCATGATCGGCGCGGTTGCGGGCCAGCATCCGGACATGGCCTTCGACTTCGCGGTGGCGCATCGCGCGCAGGTGGAGAAGCTGGTCGATGCGTCATCGCAGGCGCGCTACTACCCCGGCATCGGCGGCGGTTCCTCGGACAGGGCGATGATCGGCAAGCTGCGCGCGTTCGCCGACGCGCACATCCCGGCAAGCGCACGCAATGCCACCGAGACCGCCATCGCCAACATCGAGTACCGGCTCCAGGTGAAGCAGCAGCGGATGCCGGCGATCGAGGCCTGGCTGAAGAAGCAGGGGAGCTGA
- a CDS encoding hemerythrin domain-containing protein: MPETIYDALRESHEIQRSLCRKLLRAKPGTQDRISLFKQLHTELAAHAAAEERFLYAPVLMHDAGLDSSRHALHEHHEMDELVEDLHKADAEGGQWLAVARKLSEKVHHHLREEEKKFFQVTGKILDDKQKVLAAKKYRKDYARMLAKLRA, translated from the coding sequence ATGCCCGAGACCATCTACGACGCGCTGCGCGAGAGCCACGAGATCCAGCGCTCGCTGTGCCGCAAGCTGTTGCGCGCCAAGCCCGGTACCCAGGACCGCATCTCGCTGTTCAAGCAGTTGCACACCGAACTCGCCGCGCACGCCGCTGCCGAGGAACGCTTCCTCTACGCGCCGGTGCTGATGCATGACGCCGGCCTCGACTCATCGCGCCACGCCCTGCACGAACACCACGAGATGGACGAACTGGTCGAGGACCTGCACAAGGCGGATGCCGAGGGCGGCCAATGGCTGGCGGTCGCGCGCAAGCTCTCGGAAAAGGTGCATCACCACCTGCGCGAGGAAGAGAAGAAATTCTTCCAGGTCACCGGCAAGATCCTGGACGACAAACAGAAAGTGTTGGCCGCGAAGAAATACCGCAAGGACTACGCGCGGATGCTGGCGAAACTGCGCGCCTGA